From the genome of Deinococcus sp. AJ005, one region includes:
- a CDS encoding DUF554 domain-containing protein codes for MSLLAQLSGTFVNVGTVLLGTLLGLTVGGRLPARTQRSLLQTLSLVTLFIGLDMAGSLNKVSAGSIPGVILALVSLAAGVVIGEALGIEEGLNRLGEVLKKRFKGGGRFTEGFVAASLLFCVGPLTFVGGLQNGLTGDASSYILKSTLDGIASLALAGAYGIGVGFSVITILIVQGGISLAAGAFAATLLGGADPETLKTNAYVLMLTGAGGLTIIGISWNLMLAGLGMEDKRVRVASMLPALLLAPLALWVAGLIVR; via the coding sequence ATGAGTCTTCTCGCACAACTGTCAGGCACTTTCGTGAACGTGGGGACCGTGCTGCTGGGCACGCTGCTGGGCCTGACTGTGGGGGGAAGGCTGCCCGCGCGCACGCAGCGCTCGCTGCTCCAGACCCTGAGTCTGGTCACGCTGTTCATCGGGCTGGACATGGCGGGCAGCCTGAACAAAGTCTCGGCGGGCAGCATTCCGGGCGTGATTCTGGCGCTGGTCAGTCTGGCGGCTGGTGTGGTGATCGGCGAGGCGCTGGGCATTGAGGAAGGTCTGAACCGTCTGGGCGAGGTTCTCAAGAAACGCTTTAAGGGCGGGGGGCGCTTCACGGAGGGTTTCGTGGCCGCCAGCCTGCTGTTCTGCGTGGGGCCTTTGACCTTCGTGGGCGGCTTGCAGAACGGCCTGACGGGGGACGCCTCCAGCTACATCCTGAAAAGCACGCTGGACGGCATTGCCTCGCTGGCGTTGGCGGGCGCCTACGGCATCGGCGTGGGCTTCAGCGTGATCACGATATTGATCGTGCAGGGCGGCATCAGTCTGGCTGCCGGGGCGTTCGCCGCCACGCTGCTGGGCGGTGCGGACCCCGAAACACTCAAGACCAATGCTTACGTGCTGATGCTGACCGGGGCGGGTGGCCTGACCATTATCGGGATCAGTTGGAACCTGATGCTGGCCGGGCTGGGCATGGAGGACAAGCGTGTGCGCGTGGCGAGCATGCTCCCGGCGCTGCTGCTGGCCCCGCTGGCGCTGTGGGTGGCCGGGCTGATCGTCCGGTAA
- a CDS encoding leishmanolysin-related zinc metalloendopeptidase, whose product MAQPRSIPGFTLAAFSLSAVLASCGGPQDVATPALQGGEAAAAQVRVSVSDLPIDPQLTRNPLQEQATERYNITLKFAPGSSASVVNAMQTAAARWEGVVTQGLPSYRANIRAGSCGSNAAYVGTIDDLLVFTGNTAIDGPGGILAQSGPCSIRSASGLTTYSTLVFDTADLGAFSSQLADIAVHELGHSLGIGTLWQRFGLVSGIGGSNPTYQGGNGLREYRAVGGTLGSVPVENQGGPGTAGGHWRETTFKTELMTGYLNSGVFNPLSRLSVGTLQDMGYAVNYGAADAYRIPSLGGQGVDELLDLGGLEQLIEPTYRSE is encoded by the coding sequence ATGGCTCAGCCCCGCAGCATTCCCGGTTTCACTCTTGCCGCCTTTTCCCTCAGCGCCGTGCTGGCCTCTTGCGGTGGACCACAGGACGTGGCCACCCCTGCCCTGCAAGGCGGCGAAGCGGCGGCGGCGCAGGTCAGGGTCAGCGTCAGCGATCTGCCCATTGATCCTCAGCTCACGCGTAATCCGTTGCAGGAGCAGGCCACCGAGCGTTACAACATCACGCTGAAATTTGCACCGGGGAGCAGCGCGAGCGTGGTGAACGCTATGCAGACTGCCGCCGCACGCTGGGAAGGCGTGGTCACGCAGGGGCTGCCCAGCTACCGCGCCAACATCCGCGCCGGATCGTGTGGCAGCAATGCGGCCTACGTGGGCACCATCGACGACTTGCTGGTCTTTACCGGCAACACCGCCATTGACGGTCCCGGCGGTATCCTGGCCCAGAGCGGCCCGTGTAGCATCCGCAGTGCCAGTGGCCTGACCACCTACAGCACGCTGGTCTTCGACACTGCCGATCTGGGGGCGTTCAGCAGCCAGTTGGCCGATATCGCCGTGCATGAGTTGGGGCACTCGCTGGGCATTGGGACGCTGTGGCAGCGCTTTGGGCTGGTCAGCGGCATCGGCGGCAGCAATCCCACCTATCAGGGGGGCAACGGCCTGCGTGAATACCGCGCGGTAGGCGGCACCCTGGGCAGCGTTCCCGTGGAAAATCAGGGCGGCCCCGGCACGGCAGGCGGCCACTGGCGCGAAACGACGTTCAAGACCGAGCTGATGACCGGCTACCTGAACAGCGGCGTTTTCAACCCGCTGTCGCGCCTGAGCGTGGGCACCTTGCAGGACATGGGCTACGCCGTGAACTACGGTGCGGCGGACGCTTACCGCATTCCCAGCCTGGGCGGTCAGGGTGTGGACGAACTGCTGGATCTGGGCGGGCTTGAACAGTTGATCGAACCGACGTACCGCAGCGAATAA
- a CDS encoding helix-turn-helix domain-containing protein encodes MTLSDQFHSLPTLLKVRQVADFTGTHERTVRRWIRDGRLGAVEHPSGLRVPRRALWRFLGLDLALSA; translated from the coding sequence ATGACCCTTTCAGACCAGTTCCACAGCCTGCCCACCCTGCTGAAAGTCCGCCAGGTCGCCGATTTTACCGGCACCCACGAACGCACTGTGCGCCGCTGGATTCGCGATGGGCGTCTGGGCGCAGTGGAACATCCCAGCGGCCTGCGCGTGCCCCGCCGCGCCCTGTGGCGTTTCCTAGGACTGGACCTTGCGCTGAGCGCATAA
- a CDS encoding cytochrome P450, translating into MTGENLPQFRLPVADPDFVQNPYPLLAELRETTPVFFDPDMNRVVLTRYADISAVLKDKRFGRSALHRYSRDELGWPPPDPAQAQFDAFNGNHLLDSEPPKHTRLRSLVGLAFTPRRVEGLQTRIEAILAGQLSGLGASRAFDLVADYAEPLPVTVIAELLGVPEGDRAMLRPWSAAIVRLYEPSAGPQAQAEAERAVQDFSALLRDLSQQRRLKPRDDLITAFVQAEEAGDRLSEQELIDTCILLLNAGHEASVNGLAAGVLALLRNRNHWDALVEAAPREDSLPIFRRATEELLRFDTPLPMFERIVLEALELHGAALKPGDRVSLLYASGNRDPLKFMEPDALNLGRDPNPHLTFGLGIHYCLGAPLARLELALSLRALCRALPGLRLVNPDEPGQYTGGFVIRGLARLDVIG; encoded by the coding sequence ATGACCGGCGAGAATCTCCCACAGTTCCGTCTGCCTGTTGCAGACCCGGACTTTGTCCAGAACCCGTACCCGTTGTTAGCCGAATTGCGCGAGACGACGCCAGTTTTCTTCGATCCAGACATGAACCGGGTGGTCCTGACCCGTTACGCCGACATCAGTGCCGTGCTGAAAGACAAGCGCTTCGGGCGCAGCGCCCTGCACCGTTACTCGCGCGACGAACTGGGCTGGCCGCCCCCCGATCCCGCGCAGGCGCAGTTCGACGCCTTCAACGGCAACCATCTGCTGGATTCCGAGCCGCCCAAGCACACCCGCCTGCGCTCGCTAGTGGGGCTAGCCTTCACGCCGCGCCGGGTGGAGGGCCTGCAAACGCGAATCGAGGCGATTCTGGCCGGGCAGTTGAGTGGACTGGGAGCCTCTAGAGCGTTCGATCTGGTGGCCGATTACGCCGAACCGCTGCCCGTCACGGTGATCGCCGAACTGCTGGGCGTGCCGGAGGGAGACCGTGCGATGCTGCGCCCGTGGTCCGCCGCCATCGTCCGGTTGTACGAGCCGAGCGCCGGGCCGCAGGCACAGGCCGAAGCCGAACGCGCCGTGCAGGACTTCAGCGCCCTGCTGCGTGACCTGAGCCAGCAGCGCCGCCTCAAACCCAGAGACGATCTGATCACCGCCTTCGTGCAGGCTGAGGAAGCCGGGGATCGCCTGAGCGAGCAGGAACTCATCGATACCTGCATCCTGCTGCTGAATGCCGGGCACGAGGCCAGCGTTAACGGTCTAGCGGCGGGCGTGCTGGCGCTGCTGCGGAACCGGAACCACTGGGATGCGCTGGTGGAGGCGGCCCCGCGTGAAGACAGCCTGCCCATCTTCCGCCGTGCCACCGAGGAATTGCTGCGCTTCGACACGCCGCTGCCGATGTTCGAGCGCATCGTGCTGGAAGCCCTGGAATTGCACGGTGCGGCCCTGAAGCCGGGAGACCGCGTTTCGCTGCTGTACGCCAGTGGCAACCGCGATCCGCTCAAATTTATGGAGCCGGACGCGCTGAATCTGGGTCGCGATCCCAACCCGCATCTGACCTTTGGGCTGGGCATCCATTACTGCCTGGGTGCGCCGCTGGCCCGGCTGGAACTGGCTTTAAGTTTGCGGGCACTGTGCCGCGCCTTGCCGGGGCTGCGTTTGGTCAACCCCGACGAGCCGGGCCAGTACACCGGGGGCTTCGTGATTCGCGGGCTGGCGCGTCTGGACGTTATCGGCTAA
- a CDS encoding DivIVA domain-containing protein gives MTDLTRSDPTRDLNSEPSSELTPGTTARRDSNRLTPLDIRHQEFPGRFGGYRRDSVRTFLAQVSDELEAVLGEQLRGRETRTRLERELEELKASQDQIRRAVVAAEQMGHDMRQNATKESELIVAHANAQGESMLREAQARNVEFEAQHGARMTALEATFHARFADLERDHHQLLLERERVQTERINALEREFNERHTEYTSRLAGARQEYTQFLSGYRALMTSFSDLSARHVLPEDMALPVSGLPSQHLKGQGRAQNKELPSADPEKEVEKDTALLDGHQFL, from the coding sequence ATGACTGACCTGACCCGATCTGACCCCACCCGAGACCTGAACTCTGAGCCGTCTTCCGAGCTGACCCCCGGCACCACCGCCCGCCGCGATTCCAACCGGCTGACGCCGCTGGACATCCGCCATCAGGAATTTCCCGGCAGATTCGGCGGTTACCGGCGTGACAGCGTGCGGACCTTTCTGGCCCAGGTGTCCGATGAGCTGGAGGCGGTGCTGGGCGAGCAACTGCGCGGGCGCGAGACGCGCACCCGGCTGGAGCGTGAGCTGGAGGAACTGAAAGCCTCGCAGGACCAGATTCGCCGCGCGGTGGTGGCCGCCGAGCAGATGGGCCACGACATGCGCCAGAACGCCACCAAGGAAAGCGAGTTGATCGTGGCCCACGCCAATGCGCAGGGCGAGAGCATGCTGCGTGAGGCCCAGGCCCGCAACGTGGAATTCGAGGCCCAGCACGGCGCACGCATGACGGCCCTGGAGGCCACCTTCCACGCCCGTTTCGCCGATCTGGAGCGCGACCACCACCAGTTGCTGTTGGAGCGCGAGCGTGTGCAGACCGAACGCATCAACGCCCTGGAACGCGAGTTCAACGAGCGTCACACCGAATACACCTCGCGGCTGGCTGGGGCGCGGCAGGAATACACTCAGTTTCTGAGCGGCTACCGCGCGCTGATGACCTCGTTCTCTGACCTGTCGGCCCGCCATGTGCTGCCCGAGGACATGGCTCTGCCCGTCTCCGGGCTGCCCAGCCAGCATCTCAAGGGTCAGGGGCGGGCACAGAACAAGGAATTGCCCAGCGCAGACCCTGAAAAAGAGGTGGAGAAGGACACGGCGCTACTCGACGGCCACCAGTTTCTGTAA
- a CDS encoding YggS family pyridoxal phosphate-dependent enzyme, producing the protein MSLPEIVAHLRALEQEAGREAGSARLVAVTKGQTLESIERHVLAHGTYPLGEGRAQELRDKAAERPDWEWHYIGPLQRNKIKYLRPVTLVHAIEAVWQAEAIAEAAQKWGHAPDLLLQLHNGEEQKHGVPADELAETLKSVRETGLTVRGLMVMAPDFGEDLTQAETETRILRLFTDTARHAHDLGLSELSMGMSGDYPLAVRAGATLVRVGRSLFT; encoded by the coding sequence ATGAGTCTTCCCGAAATCGTCGCCCACTTGCGGGCGCTGGAGCAGGAAGCCGGGCGCGAGGCAGGCAGCGCCAGACTGGTGGCCGTGACCAAGGGTCAGACCCTGGAGAGTATCGAGCGTCATGTGCTGGCCCACGGCACCTACCCGCTGGGCGAGGGCCGCGCCCAGGAACTGCGCGACAAGGCCGCCGAGCGCCCTGACTGGGAATGGCATTACATCGGCCCCCTCCAGCGCAACAAGATCAAGTACCTGCGCCCGGTCACGCTGGTCCACGCCATCGAGGCCGTGTGGCAGGCCGAGGCCATTGCAGAGGCGGCGCAGAAGTGGGGCCACGCGCCAGACCTGCTGCTGCAACTGCACAACGGCGAGGAACAGAAGCACGGCGTTCCGGCAGACGAACTGGCAGAGACCCTCAAAAGCGTGCGTGAAACGGGCCTGACCGTGCGCGGGCTGATGGTCATGGCCCCGGATTTCGGTGAGGACCTGACGCAGGCCGAGACCGAAACCCGTATTCTGCGGCTGTTTACCGACACGGCGCGGCATGCCCACGATCTGGGCCTGAGTGAACTGAGCATGGGCATGAGTGGCGATTACCCACTGGCCGTGCGCGCAGGAGCCACCCTGGTGCGGGTGGGAAGGAGCCTCTTTACATGA
- a CDS encoding outer membrane protein assembly factor: MRHPLTLAVTVALVAPAVAQAQTAGTVQDITVTGTSDLLTNFLRATLSVQPGAPLSSVNLRAVEQEVVATGYFKSAVAELRTVAGKDTLNVTVVPNPTITAVTASGLTFLNADAFTKSVGELLNIAPGATLNTQRLDQAKEALAQNYQTEGYPFAPSISAQTKAGTDGNVTVTFVVDETAPIKRVEVSGVTLLPAATVTNIFKPLYDTKKFTPDLYYGAVQQLQMAFDDAGYLQAGVDTKNSTLVDGVLKVNVIEGKVADVDLSNLGDPKVTLQTAPGKPVTLASLQADVRTLANQTGKPVGFALQPNPENPGEVTVLFGASDVASGPVKTIAITGNTLLPTATLLAAVKTKAGDIYSPQLAQDDFLALRDAYRKQGYEISTRDAVSFKEGALTFNVREVKLVGYELAWQGAHRTKDRVILRELPDPGSAFNRENLSASLARISRLGFVSVTTESVRSDPQNPENVTYVLGITEKAKGIPVSLGLTYDSFAGGFSGDAAYTNPNTFGLGHAFTVAIGAQQNDAGQNFNGNVSYTIPWLDLKFLDFQKNRTSLSFGVGSNVNGNNAVFTKPTDTPAGTGFPANTDTGYDYTVRSTGFSVNTGRNLTKYLYGSVGVGISYKTYYLEALKEGDKNTVEIAGTNGQPAQTYTFDEAKAQSLLPEAGVTTRVSSGLNYDSTTNPEFPDQGFRANVNAGYNFGRQGQAPLRWSDVEGGGSTYYGFGRTIDKDLGLQTKQQVFAVRANAGTILNASGAPGGTGFSIGGGSTPESSRQIRGLPDGSLFGVNYFTTSAEYRFDFGLKAGIAQGLYGVAFADAGSAWGTKENPNFSLQYGVGAGVQLNLGIGGALLPSLRFDYGYSPQNQRGQFYFRIGNFF; this comes from the coding sequence ATGCGACACCCTTTAACACTCGCCGTAACCGTCGCGCTGGTTGCGCCCGCCGTGGCCCAGGCCCAGACCGCCGGAACCGTCCAGGACATCACCGTGACCGGAACCAGCGATCTGCTGACCAATTTCCTGCGCGCCACCCTCAGCGTCCAGCCGGGCGCGCCGCTGTCCAGTGTCAACCTGCGGGCCGTCGAGCAGGAAGTCGTGGCCACTGGTTACTTTAAGAGTGCCGTGGCCGAACTGCGGACCGTGGCGGGCAAGGACACCCTGAACGTCACGGTGGTCCCCAACCCCACCATCACGGCGGTGACGGCCAGCGGCCTGACCTTCCTGAACGCCGACGCCTTCACCAAGTCGGTGGGCGAGCTGCTGAACATCGCCCCCGGCGCGACGCTGAACACCCAGCGCCTCGATCAGGCGAAAGAAGCCCTGGCCCAGAACTACCAGACCGAAGGCTACCCCTTTGCCCCCAGCATCAGCGCCCAGACCAAGGCGGGTACGGACGGCAACGTCACCGTGACCTTCGTGGTGGACGAAACCGCCCCGATCAAGCGCGTGGAGGTCAGCGGCGTGACCCTGCTGCCCGCCGCCACCGTGACCAACATCTTCAAGCCGCTGTACGACACCAAGAAGTTCACGCCAGACCTGTACTACGGCGCGGTGCAGCAGCTCCAGATGGCCTTCGACGACGCCGGATACCTGCAAGCCGGGGTGGACACCAAAAACAGCACCCTGGTGGACGGCGTGCTGAAGGTCAACGTGATCGAGGGCAAGGTTGCTGATGTAGACCTGAGCAACCTGGGAGACCCCAAAGTGACGCTCCAGACCGCCCCCGGCAAGCCCGTGACCCTGGCCAGCCTTCAGGCTGACGTGCGGACACTGGCCAACCAGACCGGCAAGCCAGTGGGCTTCGCGCTCCAGCCCAACCCAGAGAATCCCGGCGAGGTGACCGTGCTGTTCGGGGCGTCGGACGTGGCTTCCGGGCCAGTCAAGACCATTGCCATCACCGGCAACACGCTTCTTCCCACCGCCACGTTGCTGGCCGCCGTCAAGACCAAGGCGGGCGACATCTACAGCCCGCAACTGGCGCAGGACGACTTTCTGGCGCTGCGTGACGCCTACCGCAAGCAGGGCTACGAGATCAGCACCCGCGACGCGGTGAGCTTCAAGGAAGGCGCACTGACCTTCAACGTCCGCGAGGTCAAGCTGGTGGGCTACGAGCTGGCTTGGCAGGGCGCGCACCGCACCAAGGACCGCGTGATCCTGCGCGAATTGCCCGATCCCGGCAGCGCGTTCAACCGCGAGAACCTCAGCGCCTCGCTGGCCCGCATCAGCCGTCTGGGCTTCGTGAGCGTGACCACGGAATCCGTCCGCAGCGATCCTCAGAACCCAGAGAACGTGACCTACGTGCTGGGCATCACGGAAAAGGCCAAGGGCATCCCCGTCAGCCTGGGCCTGACCTACGACAGCTTCGCGGGCGGCTTCAGCGGCGACGCGGCCTATACCAACCCCAACACCTTCGGACTGGGCCACGCCTTCACGGTGGCCATCGGCGCGCAGCAGAACGACGCCGGGCAGAACTTCAACGGCAACGTCAGCTACACCATTCCCTGGCTGGACCTGAAGTTCCTGGACTTCCAGAAGAACCGCACCAGCCTGTCGTTCGGCGTGGGCAGCAACGTCAACGGCAACAACGCCGTGTTCACCAAGCCCACCGACACGCCCGCTGGCACCGGCTTTCCGGCCAACACCGACACCGGCTACGACTACACGGTCCGCAGCACCGGCTTCAGCGTCAACACCGGGCGCAACCTGACCAAGTATCTGTACGGCAGCGTGGGCGTGGGCATCAGCTACAAGACCTACTACTTAGAAGCCCTGAAAGAGGGGGACAAGAACACCGTCGAGATCGCGGGGACGAACGGCCAGCCAGCCCAGACCTACACCTTCGACGAGGCCAAGGCCCAGAGCCTGCTGCCCGAGGCAGGCGTGACCACCCGCGTCAGCAGCGGCCTGAATTACGACAGCACCACCAATCCAGAGTTCCCCGACCAGGGGTTCCGCGCCAACGTGAACGCCGGATACAACTTCGGGCGGCAGGGACAAGCCCCGCTGCGCTGGAGCGACGTGGAGGGCGGCGGCAGCACCTACTACGGCTTCGGGCGCACGATTGACAAGGATCTGGGCTTGCAGACCAAGCAGCAGGTCTTTGCGGTGCGGGCCAACGCTGGCACCATCTTAAACGCCAGCGGCGCGCCCGGCGGCACCGGCTTTTCCATCGGCGGCGGCAGCACCCCTGAGTCCTCACGCCAGATTCGCGGCCTGCCCGACGGCTCGCTGTTCGGCGTCAACTACTTCACCACCAGCGCCGAGTACCGTTTCGATTTCGGCCTCAAGGCGGGCATCGCGCAGGGCCTGTACGGCGTGGCTTTCGCGGACGCCGGCAGCGCCTGGGGCACCAAGGAAAACCCCAACTTCAGCCTGCAATACGGCGTGGGCGCGGGCGTTCAGCTCAACCTGGGCATCGGCGGGGCGCTGCTGCCCAGCCTGCGCTTCGATTACGGCTACAGCCCCCAGAACCAGCGCGGCCAGTTCTACTTCCGCATCGGCAACTTCTTCTGA
- a CDS encoding ABC transporter ATP-binding protein translates to MTTAPTSSSSAKSAATAPDRTFALTKRLFAYKPGLFAFNLFMWGMVHVSPALLALAISRIFGQLDQAELLRKSGGDTGATILAAWVFVGWFALVRVSRFGIFYGAFRAFIEIWYTLDALLRRNLLGYLLTARGSRRLPDTPAEAVSRFRDDVEDVAGYVEVWIDSLGFVLYSLVAITLMARVDPLITVLICTPLLLMVAFVQKLSPTIRNYRRRMREATARVTDFIGETFGAVSAVKLAAREDGMVSHLRTLGETRRHAALRDVLLTELIRGVNTNMVNLAVGLVLLLGANKIRGGTLEIADFVLFIGLLPRLTGSMGFFGDAIARHRRTGVSYDRMTRLLQDAPDTKIVEHHPVYLHARPPAPPAAPPELPLEELRVSGLTAIHDSGLGVRDASFTVTQGEFVVVTGRIGSGKSTLLRALLGLIPAQSGTVEWNGQVVEDPATFLVPPRSAYTSQIPSLFSDSLRENVLSGSHEDRLGRAVRLAVLEPDLAQLPQGLDTPVGARGVKLSGGQMQRTAVARMLARDADLLVFDDVSSALDARTEAQLWDGLFSETDATCLVVSHRRAALSRADRILLMQDGRIVDEGTLEGLLERSEEMRALWAEQPS, encoded by the coding sequence ATGACCACCGCCCCCACCTCTAGTTCTTCCGCCAAATCGGCTGCCACCGCGCCGGACCGCACCTTTGCCCTGACCAAACGGCTGTTCGCGTACAAACCGGGTCTCTTCGCTTTCAATCTGTTCATGTGGGGCATGGTTCACGTCTCTCCCGCGCTTCTGGCGCTGGCGATCAGCCGCATTTTCGGGCAACTGGATCAGGCAGAGCTGCTCCGCAAAAGCGGCGGGGATACAGGCGCGACCATCCTGGCGGCCTGGGTGTTCGTGGGGTGGTTCGCGCTGGTGCGGGTCAGCCGCTTCGGCATCTTCTACGGGGCGTTCCGGGCGTTCATTGAGATCTGGTACACCCTGGACGCGCTGCTGCGCCGGAATCTGCTGGGCTACCTGCTGACCGCCCGGGGTTCGCGCCGCCTGCCCGACACCCCTGCCGAGGCCGTCAGCCGTTTCCGCGACGACGTGGAGGACGTGGCTGGGTATGTGGAGGTCTGGATCGACAGCCTGGGCTTCGTGCTGTACTCGCTGGTGGCGATCACGCTGATGGCCCGCGTGGACCCGCTGATTACCGTGCTGATCTGCACGCCGCTGCTGCTGATGGTGGCCTTTGTGCAGAAGCTCTCGCCCACCATCCGCAATTACCGCCGCCGCATGCGCGAGGCCACCGCCCGCGTGACCGATTTTATCGGCGAGACCTTCGGGGCCGTGAGCGCCGTCAAGCTGGCCGCCCGTGAGGACGGCATGGTGTCCCACCTCCGCACCCTGGGCGAGACGCGCCGACACGCCGCCCTGCGCGACGTTCTCCTGACCGAGCTGATCCGGGGCGTCAACACCAACATGGTCAATCTGGCGGTGGGGCTGGTGCTGCTGCTGGGAGCCAACAAGATTCGCGGCGGCACGCTGGAAATTGCCGATTTTGTGCTGTTCATCGGCCTGCTGCCGCGCCTGACCGGGAGTATGGGCTTTTTTGGCGACGCGATTGCCCGTCACCGCCGCACCGGGGTCAGCTATGACCGCATGACCCGTCTGTTGCAAGACGCGCCCGACACGAAGATCGTGGAACACCATCCGGTTTACCTGCATGCCAGGCCACCTGCGCCGCCCGCCGCGCCGCCGGAACTGCCGCTGGAAGAATTGCGGGTGTCTGGTCTGACCGCAATCCACGACAGCGGCCTGGGGGTGCGTGATGCCAGCTTCACCGTTACACAGGGCGAATTCGTCGTCGTGACCGGGCGCATCGGCAGCGGCAAGAGTACGCTGCTGCGGGCGCTGCTGGGCCTGATCCCGGCGCAGTCCGGCACGGTGGAGTGGAACGGGCAGGTAGTGGAAGACCCGGCCACCTTCCTCGTCCCGCCGCGCAGCGCCTACACCTCCCAGATTCCCAGCCTGTTCAGCGACAGCCTGCGCGAGAACGTGCTGAGCGGCAGCCATGAGGACCGATTGGGCCGCGCCGTGCGTCTGGCGGTGCTGGAACCCGATCTGGCGCAGTTGCCACAGGGTCTGGATACGCCCGTGGGCGCACGCGGCGTCAAGCTCTCCGGTGGGCAGATGCAGCGCACGGCGGTGGCCCGCATGCTGGCGAGGGACGCCGATCTGCTGGTCTTCGACGACGTCTCCAGCGCCCTGGACGCCCGCACCGAGGCGCAACTGTGGGACGGCCTGTTCAGCGAGACCGACGCGACCTGTCTGGTGGTCAGCCACCGCCGCGCCGCATTAAGCCGCGCCGATAGGATTTTGCTGATGCAGGACGGACGTATCGTGGACGAGGGGACGCTGGAGGGTTTGCTGGAGCGCAGCGAGGAAATGCGGGCGCTGTGGGCAGAACAACCCAGTTGA